A single window of Bradyrhizobium daqingense DNA harbors:
- a CDS encoding Tim44/TimA family putative adaptor protein yields the protein MDIYTIIFLALAVFIFLRLRSVLGQRTGNERPPFNRDALQGAQDKNVVTMPGKVIDQAPLAPAAEPTPPADRWKGLTEPGTPLAQGLDAIVEKDSSFDPRHFISGARGAYEMIVLAFANGDRRALRDLLSSEVYESFDAAIKEREKNEQKTETRFVSIDKAELVGAEVRDRNAQLTVRFVSQMISATRDKAGNIVDGSADTVADITDIWTFARDISSRDPNWKLVGTGSAN from the coding sequence GTGGACATCTACACTATCATCTTCCTGGCGCTGGCGGTCTTTATCTTTCTGCGGCTGCGCAGCGTGCTGGGGCAGCGCACCGGCAACGAGCGGCCGCCGTTCAACCGCGACGCCCTCCAGGGCGCCCAAGACAAGAACGTCGTGACCATGCCGGGCAAGGTGATTGACCAAGCCCCGCTGGCGCCGGCGGCTGAGCCGACCCCGCCCGCCGACCGCTGGAAGGGGCTGACCGAGCCTGGTACCCCGCTCGCGCAGGGTCTCGACGCCATTGTCGAGAAGGATTCCAGCTTCGATCCGCGTCATTTCATCTCGGGTGCTCGCGGCGCCTATGAGATGATCGTGCTTGCCTTCGCCAATGGCGATCGCCGCGCGCTGCGCGACCTGTTGTCGTCGGAGGTCTATGAGAGCTTCGACGCCGCGATCAAGGAGCGCGAGAAGAACGAGCAGAAGACCGAGACGCGTTTCGTCTCGATCGACAAGGCCGAGCTCGTCGGCGCCGAGGTGCGTGATCGCAACGCCCAGCTCACCGTGCGCTTCGTCTCGCAGATGATCTCCGCCACCCGCGACAAGGCCGGCAACATCGTCGACGGCAGCGCCGACACGGTCGCCGACATCACAGACATCTGGACTTTCGCCCGCGACATCTCCTCTCGCGATCCGAACTGGAAGCTGGTTGGCACCGGAAGCGCGAATTAA
- a CDS encoding Maf family nucleotide pyrophosphatase, with protein sequence MGLWRGKFPLILASQSSARKMLLANAGLEFKAITADIDERGIQAASKLSNPREIGLLLAREKARAVSAHHPRSYVIGADQTLALGDRLFNKPADRDQAMAQLRDLAGNSHELNSAVAIAHDGKIVFEDVSIARMTMRQMTDAELSAYLDAAGDVVTTSVGAYQLEGLGIHLFERIEGDHFTVLGLPLLPLLAFLRRERLVAV encoded by the coding sequence ATGGGTCTCTGGCGCGGCAAGTTTCCGTTGATCCTGGCCTCGCAGAGCAGCGCGCGGAAGATGCTGCTGGCGAATGCCGGGCTCGAATTCAAGGCGATCACGGCCGACATTGACGAGCGCGGCATTCAGGCCGCATCGAAGCTTTCGAACCCGCGCGAGATCGGCTTGCTGCTGGCGCGCGAAAAAGCCAGAGCCGTCTCGGCGCATCATCCCCGTAGCTACGTGATCGGTGCCGACCAGACGCTGGCGCTTGGTGACCGCCTCTTCAACAAGCCTGCAGACCGCGATCAGGCAATGGCGCAGCTGCGCGATCTCGCCGGCAACAGCCACGAGCTGAATTCGGCGGTGGCGATCGCGCATGACGGCAAGATTGTCTTCGAAGATGTTTCGATTGCACGCATGACCATGCGGCAGATGACCGATGCGGAGCTCTCAGCCTATCTCGATGCGGCCGGCGACGTGGTCACGACCAGCGTCGGGGCCTATCAGCTCGAAGGCCTCGGCATCCATTTGTTCGAGCGCATCGAAGGCGACCATTTCACCGTTCTCGGCCTGCCGCTGCTGCCGCTGCTTGCGTTCCTGCGTCGCGAGCGGCTAGTTGCGGTGTGA
- the hemJ gene encoding protoporphyrinogen oxidase HemJ — protein MFEDVYLWIKAIHVIAVISWMAGMLYLPRLFVYHSEAEIGSKQSETFKVMERRLLKAIINPAMIVTWLAGLYLAWSGHWFSFGWLHVKLALVLAMSAVHGFFSRWLKDFAADRRPRTQKFYRIINEVPTVLMIFIVIMVIVKPF, from the coding sequence ATGTTCGAAGACGTCTATCTCTGGATCAAGGCGATCCACGTGATCGCGGTCATCTCCTGGATGGCCGGCATGCTCTATCTGCCGCGGCTCTTCGTTTATCACTCGGAAGCCGAAATCGGCTCGAAACAGTCCGAGACGTTCAAGGTCATGGAACGGCGGCTGCTCAAGGCCATCATCAACCCCGCCATGATCGTCACCTGGCTCGCCGGGCTTTATCTCGCCTGGTCTGGCCATTGGTTTTCGTTCGGCTGGCTGCACGTAAAACTGGCACTGGTCCTCGCCATGTCTGCGGTCCACGGCTTTTTTTCCCGCTGGCTGAAGGATTTCGCCGCCGACCGGCGCCCGCGAACCCAGAAATTCTATCGGATTATCAATGAGGTGCCGACCGTCCTGATGATTTTCATCGTCATCATGGTGATCGTGAAGCCGTTCTAG
- the rho gene encoding transcription termination factor Rho has protein sequence MREIKLQDLKSKTPAELVSFAEENGVENASTMRKQELLFAILKQLSLAETDIVGEGVVEVLSDGFGFLRSPDANYLPGPDDIYVSPSQIRRFGLRTGDTIEGHIRSPKEGERYFALLKVNTLNFEDPEKAKHKVNFDNLTPLFPNQRFRMEIDDPTRKDLSARVIDIVAPIGKGQRALIVAPPRTGKTVLMQNIAHSITHNHPECYLIVLLIDERPEEVTDMQRSVKGEVVSSTFDEPAVRHVQVAEMVIEKAKRLVEHGRDVVILLDSITRLGRAYNTVVPSSGKVLTGGVDANALQRPKRFFGAARNIEEGGSLTIIATALVDTGSRMDEVIFEEFKGTGNSELILDRKVSDKRTFPAIDISRSGTRKEELITDPQVLKKMYVLRRILNPMGTMDAIDFLLDKLRSTKSNSEFFDSMNT, from the coding sequence ATGCGGGAAATTAAACTTCAGGACCTCAAGTCGAAAACCCCGGCCGAGCTGGTCTCGTTCGCGGAAGAGAACGGGGTCGAGAATGCCAGCACCATGCGCAAGCAGGAGCTGCTCTTCGCCATCCTCAAGCAGTTGTCGCTGGCCGAGACCGATATCGTCGGCGAAGGCGTCGTCGAGGTGCTCTCGGACGGCTTCGGCTTCCTGCGCTCGCCCGATGCGAATTATCTGCCGGGCCCGGACGACATCTACGTTTCGCCCTCGCAGATCCGCCGCTTCGGCCTGCGCACCGGCGATACCATCGAAGGCCATATCCGCAGCCCGAAAGAGGGCGAACGCTATTTCGCGCTGCTGAAGGTCAACACGCTCAATTTCGAGGATCCGGAAAAGGCCAAGCACAAGGTCAATTTCGACAACCTCACGCCGCTGTTTCCGAATCAGCGCTTCCGTATGGAAATCGACGATCCGACGCGGAAAGACCTTTCTGCACGCGTGATCGACATCGTCGCGCCCATCGGCAAGGGCCAGCGCGCGCTGATCGTGGCGCCGCCGCGCACCGGCAAGACCGTGCTGATGCAGAACATCGCGCACTCGATCACGCACAATCATCCCGAATGCTATCTGATCGTGCTGTTGATCGACGAGCGTCCGGAAGAAGTCACGGACATGCAGCGCTCGGTGAAGGGCGAGGTCGTGTCCTCGACCTTCGACGAGCCGGCGGTGCGCCACGTCCAGGTCGCCGAGATGGTGATCGAAAAGGCGAAGCGCCTGGTCGAGCATGGCCGCGATGTCGTCATCCTGCTCGATTCGATCACGCGCCTCGGCCGTGCCTACAACACCGTGGTGCCGTCATCCGGCAAGGTGCTGACCGGCGGTGTCGACGCCAACGCGCTGCAGCGCCCGAAGCGCTTCTTCGGTGCGGCCCGTAACATCGAGGAGGGCGGCTCGCTGACGATCATCGCGACCGCCCTGGTCGATACCGGCAGCCGCATGGACGAAGTCATCTTCGAAGAGTTTAAGGGCACCGGTAACTCGGAACTGATCCTGGACCGCAAGGTCTCGGACAAGCGCACCTTCCCGGCGATCGACATCTCGCGCTCCGGCACCCGCAAGGAGGAGCTCATCACCGATCCGCAGGTGCTCAAGAAGATGTACGTGCTCCGCCGCATCCTCAATCCGATGGGCACGATGGACGCGATCGACTTCCTGCTCGACAAGCTGCGCTCGACCAAGAGCAATTCGGAGTTCTTCGACTCCATGAATACCTGA
- a CDS encoding pyruvate, water dikinase regulatory protein, whose product MPTSNNYFHLHLVSDSTGETLITVARAVAAQYANVTPVEHVYPLVRSQKQLDRVLDEIEEAPGIVLFTLLEKDLVSRLENKCKEINVPSLSIIGPVMQLFEAYLGAATTGRVGAQHVLNAEYFKRIDALNYTMIHDDGQHVEGLDEADVVLVGVSRTSKTPTSIYLANRGIRTANVPLVPGIPVPSQLETLTRPLVVSLHATPERLIQIRQNRLLSMGADSGSDSYIDKQSVTEEVAFARKLSAKHDWPLLDVTRRSIEETAAAIMKLYSDRQRNRPSE is encoded by the coding sequence GTGCCGACCTCGAACAATTATTTCCACCTGCACCTCGTCTCCGACTCCACCGGTGAAACGCTCATCACCGTGGCGCGGGCGGTCGCGGCCCAATACGCCAATGTGACGCCGGTCGAGCACGTCTATCCGCTGGTGCGCAGCCAGAAGCAGCTCGACCGCGTGCTCGACGAGATCGAGGAGGCGCCGGGAATCGTGCTGTTCACGCTGCTGGAGAAGGATCTGGTTTCCAGGCTCGAGAACAAGTGCAAGGAGATCAACGTCCCGAGCCTGTCGATCATCGGCCCGGTGATGCAGCTGTTCGAAGCTTATCTTGGTGCGGCAACCACTGGGCGCGTCGGTGCCCAGCACGTGCTCAATGCGGAATATTTCAAGCGCATCGATGCGCTGAACTATACGATGATCCACGACGACGGCCAGCATGTCGAAGGCCTCGACGAGGCCGATGTCGTGCTAGTGGGCGTGTCCCGCACGTCGAAGACACCGACGTCGATCTACCTCGCTAATCGCGGCATTCGCACTGCGAATGTGCCGCTGGTTCCGGGCATTCCGGTGCCCTCGCAGCTGGAGACGCTAACGCGGCCGCTGGTCGTCAGCCTGCATGCGACGCCGGAACGGCTGATCCAGATTCGGCAGAACCGCCTGCTCTCCATGGGCGCCGATTCCGGCAGCGACAGCTATATCGACAAGCAGTCGGTTACCGAGGAGGTCGCATTCGCGCGCAAGCTGAGCGCCAAGCATGATTGGCCGCTGCTCGACGTCACGCGCCGCTCGATCGAGGAAACCGCGGCGGCGATCATGAAGCTCTACAGCGACCGCCAGCGCAACCGGCCCTCCGAGTAG
- the secB gene encoding protein-export chaperone SecB, giving the protein MTNGNGTPPEAAQAPQLNVLAQYTKDLSFENPNAPSSLQQQSQPPQINIQINVSANNLSEQEFEVTLSVEGKAEAAGKVMFSFELAYAGVFRIANVPQENLHPLVMIECPRLLFPFAREIIATAVRDGGFPPLMLDPVDFVGLYRQNMERQMAAQGQAGQA; this is encoded by the coding sequence ATGACCAACGGTAACGGCACCCCTCCCGAGGCGGCCCAGGCTCCCCAGCTGAACGTGCTGGCGCAATATACCAAGGACCTCTCGTTCGAAAATCCGAACGCGCCGAGCTCGCTCCAGCAGCAGAGCCAGCCGCCCCAGATCAACATCCAGATCAATGTCAGCGCCAACAACCTCAGCGAACAGGAGTTTGAGGTGACGTTGTCGGTCGAAGGCAAGGCCGAGGCCGCGGGCAAGGTGATGTTCTCGTTCGAGCTCGCCTATGCCGGCGTATTCCGCATCGCTAATGTGCCGCAGGAGAATTTGCATCCGCTGGTCATGATCGAGTGCCCGCGCCTGCTGTTCCCGTTCGCCCGCGAAATCATTGCGACCGCCGTGCGCGACGGCGGGTTCCCGCCGCTGATGCTGGACCCGGTCGACTTCGTTGGTCTGTATCGCCAGAACATGGAGCGGCAAATGGCCGCTCAGGGCCAAGCCGGTCAGGCCTGA
- the coaE gene encoding dephospho-CoA kinase (Dephospho-CoA kinase (CoaE) performs the final step in coenzyme A biosynthesis.), producing the protein MRILGLTGSIGMGKSTTAKLFAEAGVPVYDADASVHQLYEGEAAPAIEAAFPGTIANGKVDRAKLSARVVHDPAAIKQLEQIVHPMLGASRQKFFADAEAAKAPVVVLDIPLLFETGGETRVDAVVVVSTSPELQRERVLARGTMDQAKLDAIIAKQMPDAEKRKRADFVVDTSHGLEPVRAQIKHILAEVVKMPQRRA; encoded by the coding sequence ATGCGGATACTTGGACTGACCGGCTCGATCGGGATGGGCAAATCCACCACCGCGAAATTGTTCGCGGAAGCCGGCGTGCCGGTCTACGATGCCGATGCCTCCGTCCATCAATTGTATGAGGGAGAAGCCGCGCCGGCGATCGAGGCGGCGTTCCCCGGCACCATTGCGAACGGCAAGGTCGACCGGGCAAAGCTGTCGGCGCGGGTCGTGCACGATCCGGCTGCGATCAAGCAGCTCGAGCAGATCGTCCATCCGATGCTCGGCGCGTCCCGGCAGAAGTTCTTTGCCGATGCGGAAGCCGCCAAGGCGCCGGTCGTGGTGCTGGATATTCCGCTGCTGTTCGAGACCGGCGGCGAGACACGCGTCGATGCTGTGGTCGTGGTCTCGACCTCGCCGGAACTTCAGCGCGAGCGGGTCTTGGCGCGCGGCACGATGGACCAGGCGAAGCTCGACGCCATCATCGCCAAGCAGATGCCCGACGCTGAAAAGCGCAAGCGCGCCGATTTCGTGGTGGATACCTCACACGGGCTCGAGCCGGTGCGTGCGCAAATCAAGCACATCCTGGCCGAGGTCGTTAAGATGCCGCAGCGGCGGGCCTGA
- the dnaQ gene encoding DNA polymerase III subunit epsilon: MREIVLDTETTGLDPLRGDRLVEIGCVEIFNRMPTGQTYHVYINPERDMPAEAFAVHGLSAEFLSTKPLFHEVVDAFLEFIGDAPLVIHNASFDISFINAELDRIKRAAIPRERLVDTLLLARRKHPGVSNRLDDLCSRYSIDNSHRTKHGALLDAELLAEVYVDLVGARQSQLLLASENEEIRVNSVGEAPRRQRLVPLAPRISDAEREAHRAFIATLGDKAIWNEYLPAPAPAAVAAGQA; the protein is encoded by the coding sequence ATGCGTGAAATCGTCCTCGACACCGAAACCACCGGCCTCGACCCGCTTCGCGGCGATCGCCTGGTCGAAATCGGCTGTGTCGAGATATTCAACCGCATGCCGACCGGTCAGACCTATCACGTCTATATCAATCCTGAGCGGGACATGCCGGCAGAGGCCTTTGCGGTGCACGGGCTGTCGGCCGAATTCCTGTCGACCAAGCCGCTGTTCCACGAGGTGGTCGACGCCTTCCTGGAATTCATCGGCGATGCGCCGCTGGTGATCCACAACGCCTCCTTCGACATCAGCTTCATCAATGCCGAGCTCGACCGCATCAAGCGCGCGGCGATCCCGCGCGAACGGCTGGTCGATACGCTGCTGCTGGCCCGGCGCAAGCATCCCGGCGTGTCAAACCGGCTCGACGATCTCTGCTCGCGCTATTCGATCGACAATTCACACCGCACCAAGCACGGTGCATTGCTCGACGCCGAGCTTCTGGCCGAGGTCTATGTCGATCTGGTCGGAGCGCGGCAGTCGCAGCTGCTGCTGGCCTCGGAAAACGAGGAGATTCGCGTCAATAGCGTCGGCGAAGCGCCGCGGCGGCAGCGCCTGGTGCCGCTCGCGCCGCGGATTTCCGATGCCGAGCGCGAGGCCCATCGAGCCTTCATCGCAACGCTCGGCGACAAGGCGATCTGGAACGAGTACCTTCCTGCTCCCGCTCCAGCAGCCGTGGCGGCCGGTCAGGCCTGA
- the mltA gene encoding murein transglycosylase A produces the protein MAPEARIKTVLKTSAAALCAGVVALSSFSLGAEAARRHHRSHHHHLPRLPAAPARALPYPQLPLPFEIAGAQYLPVTWADVKGWSEDNHLAAYKTFRGSCRTINAQTGISEPKALAGSLNEPCRLAKSLELSDDAKAKSFFEQNFAPLRISRLGEPDGFVTGYYEPVLEGSRTQTEIYNVPVYRRPSNLFVRGYKQDTLSLPNKGPVYRKIGRRKLVPYYDRGEIEDGKIAGRGLEIAWLKDPTDLLFAQIQGSAKIKFEDGSSVRLNYDAYNGYPYTAVGRILIERGIIPREEMSMQKIREWMTQNPDGAKELRRANRAYIFFREVNLSDKEEAVGAQGIPLTAGRSIAVDKALHVYGTPFFIEGELPIESERSKTPFRRLMIAQDTGSAIIGPARADLFFGAGQEAGRVSGRLRHPMQFVMLVPKSLDPSLRAARLPVPDPRPSQKIAKLFPQTDPAKDSDKDPKNPAAAVKPAEPNKAAATSTATAQDKDAAVAVANPVPLPEPRPNIKPDREQRKRVNPRSDQQ, from the coding sequence TTGGCACCGGAAGCGCGAATTAAGACTGTCCTGAAGACCAGCGCGGCGGCGCTTTGCGCAGGTGTCGTCGCGCTGTCGTCGTTTTCGCTCGGAGCCGAGGCGGCGCGCCGCCATCATCGCAGCCACCACCATCATCTCCCGCGTTTGCCCGCCGCCCCGGCGCGGGCCTTGCCCTATCCGCAGCTTCCCTTGCCGTTTGAGATTGCCGGCGCGCAATATCTACCTGTGACCTGGGCGGACGTGAAGGGCTGGAGCGAGGACAATCATCTCGCCGCCTACAAGACCTTCCGTGGGAGCTGCCGGACGATCAACGCGCAGACCGGCATATCCGAACCGAAGGCTTTGGCCGGCTCGCTGAACGAGCCGTGCCGGCTCGCCAAATCGCTCGAGCTCAGCGACGATGCGAAGGCCAAAAGCTTCTTCGAGCAGAATTTTGCGCCGTTGCGCATCTCCCGCCTCGGCGAGCCCGACGGTTTCGTCACCGGCTATTACGAGCCGGTGCTGGAGGGATCGCGCACGCAGACCGAAATCTACAACGTTCCGGTCTATCGCCGTCCGTCCAATCTGTTCGTGCGCGGCTACAAGCAGGACACGCTCAGCCTGCCCAACAAGGGCCCGGTCTATCGCAAGATCGGTCGCCGCAAGCTCGTACCCTATTACGACCGCGGCGAGATCGAGGACGGCAAGATCGCCGGCCGTGGGCTGGAGATCGCCTGGCTGAAGGACCCCACCGATCTGTTGTTTGCGCAGATCCAGGGCTCGGCGAAGATCAAGTTCGAGGACGGCAGCTCGGTTCGGCTCAACTACGACGCCTATAACGGCTATCCCTACACCGCCGTCGGTCGCATCCTGATCGAGCGCGGCATCATCCCGCGGGAGGAGATGTCGATGCAGAAGATCAGGGAATGGATGACGCAGAATCCTGATGGCGCCAAGGAGCTGCGCCGCGCGAACCGCGCCTACATCTTCTTCCGCGAGGTCAACCTCTCCGACAAGGAGGAGGCGGTGGGCGCGCAGGGCATTCCGCTGACGGCCGGCCGTTCGATCGCGGTCGACAAAGCGCTGCACGTCTATGGCACGCCCTTCTTCATCGAGGGCGAGCTGCCGATCGAATCCGAACGGTCCAAGACACCATTTCGCCGGCTGATGATCGCGCAGGACACCGGCTCGGCCATCATCGGCCCCGCCCGCGCCGATCTCTTCTTTGGCGCTGGCCAAGAGGCCGGCCGCGTCTCCGGGCGGCTGCGCCACCCCATGCAATTCGTGATGCTGGTGCCGAAGAGCCTCGATCCCAGTCTACGGGCCGCTAGGCTGCCGGTGCCGGATCCGCGGCCCTCGCAGAAGATCGCCAAGCTGTTTCCGCAAACCGATCCGGCCAAGGATTCTGACAAGGATCCGAAGAACCCAGCGGCCGCAGTGAAGCCGGCTGAACCCAACAAGGCTGCTGCGACCTCGACTGCCACGGCACAAGACAAGGATGCCGCCGTCGCGGTGGCGAACCCAGTGCCGCTGCCCGAGCCGCGTCCCAACATCAAGCCCGACCGCGAACAGCGCAAGCGCGTGAATCCTCGATCCGATCAGCAATGA
- the mnmE gene encoding tRNA uridine-5-carboxymethylaminomethyl(34) synthesis GTPase MnmE, with protein MHPRDQTIFALSSGRTPSAIAVVRVSGPQADEVLTRLAGKLPAPRRASRRLLRDPAGQPIDDAVVLWFPGPGSATGEDIAEFHVHGGRAVLSALFSVISLIPNIRAAEPGEFTRRAFENGKLDLTEAEGLDDLIHADTDRQRRQALRQLQGLLGDRARDWRERIIEASALIEAGIDFSDEGDVPAELMSPAITAIKALHDEITKVLAAQGHSERLRGGLVVAIAGEPNVGKSTLMNQLARREVAIVSPYAGTTRDVIEVHLDLDGYPVTVIDTAGIRETDDPVEQEGVRRARARAEDADLVLWLVEGSQPTDPGAMRSLRKSGDVERPGGAVWIVRNKIDLGEIGAGQARGEFGISASRGDGIPELVEALVVYAADFFAMSEGAVITRARQRDLLVRASDSLRRSLDLVEEGEELAAEELRAGAFALGRLLGRVDVEDVLGAIFQKFCIGK; from the coding sequence ATGCATCCACGCGACCAGACCATCTTTGCGCTGTCGTCCGGCCGGACGCCCAGTGCGATCGCCGTGGTGCGCGTCTCGGGCCCGCAAGCCGATGAAGTTCTGACGAGGCTCGCCGGCAAGCTGCCTGCCCCTCGGCGGGCCAGCCGTCGGCTGCTGCGCGACCCCGCAGGGCAGCCGATCGACGATGCCGTCGTGCTGTGGTTTCCGGGGCCGGGCAGCGCGACGGGCGAGGACATTGCCGAATTCCACGTCCATGGCGGCCGGGCAGTGCTGTCCGCGCTGTTCTCCGTTATTTCTCTTATTCCGAATATCCGGGCGGCCGAACCCGGTGAGTTCACGCGGCGTGCCTTCGAGAACGGCAAGCTCGACCTCACCGAAGCCGAGGGCCTCGACGATCTCATCCACGCTGACACCGACCGCCAGCGCCGCCAGGCTCTGCGCCAGTTGCAGGGTCTGCTCGGCGACCGCGCGCGCGACTGGCGCGAGCGCATCATCGAGGCGTCGGCGCTGATCGAGGCCGGCATCGATTTTTCCGATGAAGGCGACGTGCCCGCAGAATTGATGTCACCGGCGATCACGGCGATCAAAGCGCTGCACGACGAAATCACAAAAGTCCTTGCGGCACAGGGACATTCGGAACGCTTGCGTGGCGGGCTGGTGGTTGCGATCGCCGGCGAGCCGAATGTCGGCAAGTCGACGCTGATGAATCAGCTCGCGCGCCGCGAGGTCGCGATCGTCTCGCCATACGCCGGCACGACGCGTGACGTGATCGAGGTGCATCTCGACCTCGACGGCTATCCGGTCACCGTCATCGACACCGCCGGGATTCGCGAGACCGATGATCCAGTCGAGCAGGAAGGCGTGCGCCGGGCCCGTGCGCGCGCCGAGGATGCAGACCTGGTCCTGTGGCTGGTCGAGGGGAGCCAGCCGACAGATCCCGGGGCGATGCGGTCGCTTCGGAAATCCGGAGACGTCGAGCGGCCGGGCGGGGCGGTCTGGATCGTCCGGAACAAGATCGATCTCGGCGAGATCGGAGCCGGTCAGGCTCGCGGCGAGTTCGGAATCTCGGCGAGCCGGGGCGACGGCATCCCGGAGCTGGTCGAAGCGCTCGTAGTATATGCAGCCGATTTTTTTGCAATGAGCGAGGGCGCGGTGATCACCCGGGCCCGACAACGGGACCTGTTGGTCCGGGCATCCGACAGCTTGCGCCGGAGTTTGGACCTCGTAGAAGAGGGCGAAGAACTCGCCGCCGAAGAGCTGCGCGCCGGGGCCTTTGCCTTGGGCCGTCTGCTCGGCCGAGTGGACGTCGAGGACGTCCTTGGGGCCATCTTCCAGAAATTCTGCATCGGAAAGTAA
- a CDS encoding Smr/MutS family protein — translation MKRSSRPPVLEPRPSPRRRALSEEDRELWDLVAKQVKPLRKHRVVKAQPPPRSEPATIAPVARPAPSPRPMAAAPAPRATKPVMPPLAPLGKRERTKLSRGRSEIDARLDLHGMTQMRAHRALTGFLHRAHHEGLTFVLVITGKGRSGGESGVLRRQVPEWLSLPEFRAFVVGFEEAAIGHGGEGALYVRIRRARG, via the coding sequence ATGAAGCGATCGTCCCGTCCGCCCGTGCTGGAGCCTCGCCCCTCGCCGCGCCGCCGCGCGCTGAGCGAGGAGGATCGCGAGCTTTGGGACCTCGTCGCAAAACAGGTCAAGCCGCTGCGGAAGCACCGTGTGGTGAAGGCGCAGCCGCCGCCGCGCAGCGAGCCGGCAACGATCGCTCCGGTCGCGCGACCCGCGCCATCGCCGCGGCCGATGGCTGCCGCGCCGGCGCCGCGTGCCACGAAGCCCGTGATGCCGCCATTGGCGCCACTCGGCAAGCGCGAGCGGACAAAGCTGTCGCGCGGGCGCAGCGAGATCGACGCGCGGCTCGATTTGCACGGCATGACCCAGATGCGCGCCCATCGCGCGCTGACAGGATTCCTGCACCGCGCCCATCACGAAGGCCTGACCTTTGTGCTCGTTATCACCGGCAAGGGCCGCAGCGGTGGCGAGAGCGGTGTGCTCCGCCGCCAGGTGCCGGAATGGCTCAGCCTGCCTGAATTCCGCGCTTTCGTTGTCGGCTTCGAGGAAGCCGCTATCGGCCATGGCGGCGAGGGCGCGCTGTATGTGCGGATCCGCCGGGCGAGAGGGTAG